Proteins encoded together in one Coffea arabica cultivar ET-39 chromosome 2c, Coffea Arabica ET-39 HiFi, whole genome shotgun sequence window:
- the LOC113727467 gene encoding DNA damage-repair/toleration protein DRT102-like, which translates to MAQEPATRKLKIIAGADSFGCTLKDNLVSQLRDLSIEVEDLGTNKYYSVGEEIGRRVSQASANPDPSVETRGLVACGTGVGVGIFANKFPGVYAATCVTPEEAHNARSINNCNVLAVSGMLTEPDAAKKILQNFLDTPFKSPCPAFGSNPWPAEIETFLENSVSEMSGIGKSEEKVDVPCDLCSLLKNRKEGDFTPVDIMPGASMKIIRENPTSALVRFKAGAMEPAHHHTFGHDLVVTKGSKRVWNLTKGTKYDLVAGDYLFTPAGDVHRVKYFEDTEFFIKWDGHWDIFLDEDLAAAHAAAEKDAN; encoded by the coding sequence ATGGCACAAGAACCCGCCACCAGAAAGCTCAAAATCATCGCCGGAGCCGACTCCTTCGGCTGCACGCTCAAAGACAACTTAGTCTCCCAACTCCGCGATCTCAGCATCGAAGTCGAAGACCTCGGCACCAACAAATACTACTCCGTCGGTGAAGAAATCGGCCGACGCGTCAGCCAAGCCTCGGCTAACCCGGACCCATCAGTCGAAACCCGTGGCCTGGTCGCTTGTGGCACCGGCGTCGGCGTAGGCATCTTCGCGAATAAATTCCCCGGCGTCTACGCCGCAACGTGTGTCACCCCAGAAGAAGCCCACAACGCCCGATCAATCAATAACTGCAATGTCCTCGCCGTCTCCGGCATGTTGACGGAGCCCGATGCCGCGAAAAAGATTCTCCAGAATTTTCTAGATACTCCGTTCAAATCTCCCTGCCCTGCCTTCGGGTCGAACCCCTGGCCGGCTGAAATCGAAACATTTTTGGAGAATTCCGTCTCAGAAATGTCAGGAATAGGAAAATCGGAGGAGAAGGTAGATGTTCCGTGTGACTTATGCTCATTGCTGAAGAATCGGAAGGAGGGGGATTTTACTCCGGTGGATATAATGCCCGGGGCGTCGATGAAGATCATCAGGGAGAATCCAACATCGGCTCTAGTTCGATTTAAGGCCGGGGCGATGGAGCCGGCGCATCATCACACATTTGGGCATGATCTGGTGGTGACCAAGGGGAGCAAGAGGGTGTGGAACTTGACTAAAGGGACGAAGTATGATTTGGTTGCGGGAGATTACTTGTTTACCCCTGCTGGTGATGTGCATAGGGTCAAGTATTTTGAGGATACCGAGTTCTTCATCAAGTGGGATGGGCATTGGGATATCTTCCTGGATGAGGATCTTGCTGCTGCCCATGCTGCTGCAGAAAAGGATGCAAATTAG
- the LOC113727469 gene encoding zeta-carotene desaturase, chloroplastic/chromoplastic — translation MACSSASICYPGTSATGGGGNNRSFLTGSGPAGVLISGRRLGVSTQLRCRSSIVRSDLDSNVSDMRNNAPKGLFPPEPEHYRGPKLKVAIIGAGLAGMSTAVELLDQGHEVDIYESHSFIGGKVGSFVDKRGNHIEMGLHVFFGCYNNLFRLMKKVGADKNLLVKDHTHTFVNKGGEIGELDFRFPVGAPLHGINAFLSTNQLKIYDKARNAVALALSPVVRALVDPDGALREIRDLDRISFSDWFLSKGGTRASIQRMWDPVAYALGFIDCDNISARCMLTIFALFATKTEASLLRMLKGSPDVYLSGPIKKYIMDKGGRFHLRWGCREVLYEKSPDGDTYVTGLLISKATERKVVKADVYVAACDVPGIKRLVPQKWREWEFFDNIYKLVGVPVVTVQLRYNGWVTELQDLERSRQLRRAAGLDNLLYTPDADFSCFADLALASPEDYYLEGQGSLLQCVLTPGDPYMPLPNDEIINRVSKQVLALFPSSQGLEVTWSSVVKIGQSLYREGPGRDPFRPDQKTPVKNFFLAGSYTKQDYIDSMEGATLSGRQASAYICDAGEELVTLRKKIVAAESSETTEAAITSDELSLV, via the exons ATGGCTTGTTCATCTGCTTCTATTTGTTATCCTGGGACATCAGCTACTGGTGGAGGAGGGAATAACAGGTCTTTTCTTACCGGCTCTGGGCCTGCGGGAGTTTTAATATCGGGTCGCCGGCTGGGGGTGTCTACTCAGTTGAGGTGTAGGAGCTCGATTGTTCGGTCTGATTTGGACTCTAATGTCTCTGACATGAGGAATAATG CTCCAAAAGGCTTATTTCCACCAGAACCTGAACATTATCGTGGACCAAAGTTAAAAGTAGCTATTATTGGAGCTGGGCTTGCAGGCATGTCAACTGCAGTGGAGCTTTTGGATCAAGGCCATGAG GTGGATATTTATGAATCACATTCTTTTATTGGTGGTAAAGTAGGTTCTTTTGTTGATAAACGAGGAAATCACATTGAAATGGGACTGCATGTCTTCTTTGGTTGCTACAACAACCTTTTCCGCCTGATGAAAAAG GTAGGTGCTGATAAAAATTTGCTCGTGAAGGATCATACTCACACATTTGTTAACAAAGGGGGTGAAATTGGTG AACTTGATTTCCGCTTTCCAGTTGGGGCACCTTTACATGGAATTAATGCATTCTTGTCTACCAATCAGCTAAAG ATTTATGATAAGGCAAGAAATGCCGTGGCTCTCGCGCTTAGTCCAGTTGTACGGGCTCTGGTTGATCCTGATGGAGCGCTGAGGGAGATACGGGATTTAGACAGG ATAAGCTTCTCAGATTGGTTCTTATCCAAAGGAGGGACTCGCGCAAGTATACAGAGGATGTGGGATCCTGTTGCATATGCTCTTGGATTCATTGACTGTGATAATATCAGTGCTCGTTGTATGCTTACCATATTTGCATTGTTTGCCACCAAAACTGAGGCTTCCCTACTACGGATGCTGAAAGGTTCTCCTGATGTTTATCTGAGTGGCcctattaaaaaatatatcatGGACAAAGGAGGCAG ATTCCATCTTAGGTGGGGATGCAGAGAGGTACTCTATGAGAAATCTCCTGATGGAGACACATATGTCACTGGGCTTTTAATTTCCAAG GCTACTGAAAGAAAAGTTGTAAAAGCTGATGTTTATGTTGCAG CATGTGATGTCCCTGGGATTAAAAGATTAGTTCCTCAGAAGTGGAGGGAGTGGGAATTTTTTGACAATATCTATAAACTGGTTGGAGTTCCTGTTGTTACTGTGCAACTGAGATACAATGGTTGGGTTACGGAGTTACAGGATTTGGAACGTTCAAG GCAATTAAGACGAGCTGCAGGTCTAGATAATCTCCTCTACACACCGGATGCAGATTTCTCTTGCTTTGCGGACCTTGCACTTGCATCTCCAGAAGATTATTACCTAGAAGGCCAGGGTTCGTTGCTCCA GTGTGTACTAACTCCTGGGGACCCTTACATGCCCCTACCTAATGATGAAATCATCAACAGAGTTTCAAAGCAG GTTTTGGCTTTATTCCCCTCTTCCCAAGGTCTGGAGGTTACTTGGTCATCTGTTGTGAAAATTGGGCAGTCGTTATACCGTGAAGGACCTGGTAGAGACCCATTTAGACCAGATCAAAAGACACCAGTGAAAAATTTTTTCCTTGCTGGTTCATACACAAAACAG GATTATATAGATAGTATGGAGGGAGCAACCCTGTCAGGTAGACAAGCTTCGGCTTACATATGCGATGCTGGAGAAGAGTTGGTGACCCTGCGGAAGAAAATCGTGGCAGCTGAATCCAGCGAAACAACAGAAGCTGCTATTACATCTGACGAGTTGAGTCTCGTGTGA